Proteins co-encoded in one Sediminispirochaeta bajacaliforniensis DSM 16054 genomic window:
- a CDS encoding Fur family transcriptional regulator has protein sequence MNKALYRNSKQRNALYQYLLSTDTHPTAQELYEALRPDFPNLSFGTVYRNLGILEQQGMVRRLGRGSTFDRFDATVEPHYHFICDKCGRIYDLPLNVDLSLEEKVAQATGHTVTAHELDFHGICVHCKEAERQREKDLVQKA, from the coding sequence ATGAATAAGGCGCTATATCGAAACAGCAAACAACGCAATGCTCTTTATCAGTATCTGCTCTCGACGGATACGCATCCTACGGCCCAGGAGCTGTACGAAGCGCTACGTCCCGATTTCCCTAATCTCAGTTTCGGTACCGTTTACAGAAATCTCGGTATATTGGAACAGCAGGGGATGGTTCGAAGACTGGGGCGTGGAAGTACCTTCGATCGATTTGATGCGACGGTAGAGCCCCATTATCATTTTATCTGTGACAAATGCGGAAGGATTTACGATTTGCCTCTTAACGTTGATCTCTCGCTTGAAGAAAAGGTAGCACAAGCGACAGGGCATACCGTTACCGCACACGAATTGGATTTTCATGGTATCTGCGTGCATTGCAAGGAAGCCGAACGGCAAAGAGAGAAAGATCTTGTACAAAAGGCTTGA
- a CDS encoding POTRA domain-containing protein, whose translation MRLLSTISLGLCLFVTVLSPLFSYNEGETAFPQSKEPLTVRSITITGLEKTRRSAILPLLSIRLGDPLRKEDVEQSQQRLKQTNLFSEIQFRYNKEGSEVDIELVVEEKLSVVAIPVVASNGDSLMFGATLFEANFLGLRRQFIGAAFYTLNESVNATIGYIDPSLSNGTSTLVLFAGGGKSEREDLLQDKTSIRSFTSQGFRINGELETRTDARLQPGVRVKYDSTFVEDGDVDSAQMIGIGLSLSWKDLYYLEFFEKGLWANVSFDVGYDFYEKESPLFTETELNIAYTLPFAGKHLLKFGARGGDATAPTALLNALNGDGFRVLPSGDSVGWQYMAGSVTAEFSLLSFPWGTGTMAFFFDGGTYAPQERNHYTRFYGPGGGIRLYLNKIVFPALQFNIGWNIPEDVSFFSFSIGMGR comes from the coding sequence ATGAGACTATTATCGACTATTTCACTCGGATTATGCCTCTTTGTTACAGTCCTTAGCCCGCTGTTTTCCTACAATGAAGGAGAAACAGCGTTTCCCCAAAGCAAAGAACCTCTTACCGTCAGATCAATTACCATCACAGGCCTTGAAAAAACCCGCCGTTCAGCCATTCTTCCCTTGCTAAGTATCCGCCTCGGAGATCCTTTACGTAAGGAAGATGTGGAACAATCACAGCAGCGGCTCAAGCAAACCAATCTTTTCTCGGAAATTCAGTTTCGCTACAACAAGGAGGGGTCGGAGGTCGACATAGAACTGGTGGTTGAAGAAAAGCTCTCTGTTGTAGCCATCCCCGTGGTTGCCTCAAACGGCGACTCGCTGATGTTCGGCGCAACGCTGTTTGAAGCAAATTTCCTCGGCTTACGGCGTCAATTTATCGGCGCGGCCTTTTATACGCTAAACGAAAGTGTGAATGCCACTATTGGCTATATCGATCCTTCGCTGTCCAATGGAACGTCGACGCTGGTCCTCTTTGCCGGAGGTGGAAAAAGCGAGAGGGAAGACCTGCTTCAGGACAAGACCAGCATCCGTTCTTTTACCAGTCAGGGGTTTCGTATAAACGGCGAGCTGGAGACACGAACCGACGCACGCTTGCAGCCCGGAGTTCGAGTGAAGTACGACAGTACATTTGTCGAAGATGGTGACGTGGACTCGGCCCAGATGATCGGTATTGGCCTCTCGCTAAGCTGGAAGGATCTTTATTATCTGGAATTCTTCGAAAAGGGACTTTGGGCAAACGTTTCTTTCGATGTCGGCTATGATTTTTATGAAAAGGAATCACCTCTCTTCACCGAAACAGAACTGAACATTGCCTATACCCTCCCTTTTGCAGGGAAGCATCTGCTTAAATTCGGAGCGCGAGGGGGAGACGCCACCGCTCCGACCGCACTGTTGAACGCCTTGAATGGGGATGGCTTCAGGGTCCTTCCGTCGGGAGACAGTGTGGGCTGGCAATACATGGCAGGTTCCGTTACAGCTGAATTCTCGCTTCTCTCTTTTCCATGGGGAACGGGAACCATGGCATTCTTCTTTGACGGCGGCACCTACGCTCCACAGGAGCGGAATCATTATACGCGCTTCTACGGGCCGGGAGGTGGAATTCGACTCTATTTGAACAAAATTGTCTTCCCTGCTCTTCAGTTTAATATCGGTTGGAATATTCCGGAAGATGTTTCTTTCTTCTCTTTTTCCATCGGTATGGGGCGATAA
- a CDS encoding HDOD domain-containing protein produces MAPEVNVPQIQKAARNAVPIAIKTYTLPRETEVYLEDVLGIFLSEFGQEHLKDRIAYCLKELSVNAKKANTKRVYFKEKELDINNARDYAEGMKRFKEETLSNITHFLELQKQAGLYIKVVFQARGKTFTLSVKNNVEISKKEQIRVYDRIARSRAFETMEEALSTVLDDSEGAGLGIVILVLMLKKLGLDEDAFDIDTIDGETVAKITIPFSDVHIENLDKLSEEVVSEINELPQFPDNIVFLQKLINDPDSEITDIARQISTDPSLTADLLKLVNSAQFMLPKRVDNIVEAVKLVGLRGLKNLLYSYGTQKILSQDQKWLWDHSYRTAFYAYSLARSFKKKKDLLDDAYVGGILHDMGKIVFAHVHPKLLDRISNFCTEREIDRDLFEDLSAGLNHAEIGGRIAEKWNFPATLVEAIRFHHEPSECDPEYRDVVETVYLANALANLENGEITFEQIDPKVLAGFHIRSEEQGNAILQRLSDAFSKDTDNRE; encoded by the coding sequence ATGGCACCGGAAGTAAATGTACCACAGATTCAGAAGGCGGCACGTAACGCCGTTCCTATTGCAATTAAGACCTATACCCTTCCACGAGAGACCGAAGTATATCTCGAAGATGTACTCGGTATTTTTCTTTCCGAGTTTGGGCAGGAACATCTCAAGGACCGCATCGCTTACTGTTTGAAAGAGCTTTCGGTAAACGCCAAAAAAGCCAACACAAAGCGGGTTTACTTTAAGGAAAAAGAACTGGATATCAATAATGCAAGAGACTATGCAGAGGGTATGAAACGTTTTAAAGAGGAAACCCTTTCCAATATTACCCATTTTCTTGAGTTGCAAAAACAAGCAGGCCTGTATATCAAGGTTGTTTTTCAGGCAAGAGGGAAGACCTTTACCCTGAGTGTCAAAAATAATGTGGAGATAAGCAAAAAGGAACAAATCAGGGTCTACGACCGCATTGCTCGTTCCCGAGCCTTTGAAACAATGGAAGAAGCCCTATCCACGGTCCTTGATGACTCGGAAGGGGCGGGGCTTGGCATCGTCATCCTTGTATTGATGCTGAAAAAGCTGGGACTCGATGAGGATGCTTTCGACATCGATACCATAGACGGAGAGACCGTAGCAAAGATAACCATTCCCTTCTCGGATGTTCACATCGAGAACCTCGATAAACTCTCGGAAGAAGTGGTTTCAGAGATCAACGAGCTTCCTCAATTCCCCGACAATATCGTTTTCTTACAGAAGCTTATCAATGATCCCGACTCGGAAATAACCGACATCGCAAGGCAGATCAGCACGGACCCCTCGTTGACCGCCGATCTTCTCAAGCTTGTTAACTCGGCACAATTTATGCTGCCCAAACGGGTCGATAACATAGTGGAAGCGGTCAAGTTGGTAGGCCTACGGGGATTGAAGAACCTCCTTTACAGCTACGGGACCCAGAAAATTCTCTCCCAGGACCAAAAATGGCTTTGGGACCACTCCTACCGTACAGCTTTTTACGCCTATTCCCTTGCCAGAAGCTTCAAGAAAAAGAAGGACCTTCTCGACGATGCTTATGTCGGAGGGATCCTTCATGATATGGGAAAGATTGTCTTTGCACATGTCCACCCAAAACTTCTCGACAGAATCAGCAATTTCTGTACGGAACGTGAAATCGACAGAGATCTTTTTGAAGACCTATCCGCCGGCCTCAATCATGCGGAAATCGGTGGTCGTATTGCAGAAAAATGGAATTTCCCCGCAACCCTTGTAGAAGCAATCAGATTCCACCATGAACCTTCCGAATGCGATCCGGAATATCGGGATGTTGTAGAAACCGTCTATCTTGCAAATGCGCTGGCAAATCTGGAAAACGGTGAAATTACCTTTGAGCAGATCGATCCGAAGGTACTTGCAGGGTTTCATATCCGTTCGGAAGAGCAAGGGAATGCCATTTTGCAAAGGCTTTCCGACGCCTTTTCTAAAGACACCGACAACAGAGAGTAA
- the lspA gene encoding signal peptidase II, translating to MEKPYRPFFLTAAVILLDQLTKWLIASHVPYHTVAWSFGGDFLRIIHTRNLAVAFSLGNGFPQPVKLFLFILVPLIALVAISVYLVKGRDLSSFQRWVLAAIVGGGFGNIIDRIFRPEGVVDFIDVKFYGLFGLDRWPTFNVADSTVVVAGIALLISFFLEERKQ from the coding sequence ATGGAGAAGCCGTATCGCCCGTTTTTTCTCACCGCAGCTGTCATTCTGCTGGATCAGCTTACAAAATGGTTGATTGCCTCTCACGTTCCCTATCATACGGTGGCCTGGAGTTTCGGCGGAGATTTTTTGCGTATCATTCATACGCGTAATCTTGCGGTGGCCTTTAGTCTTGGAAATGGATTCCCGCAACCAGTCAAGCTTTTCTTATTTATTTTGGTGCCTCTCATCGCCCTTGTTGCAATTTCCGTTTATCTTGTGAAAGGTCGGGACCTTTCCTCTTTCCAGCGTTGGGTGCTTGCCGCCATTGTCGGCGGAGGGTTTGGGAATATCATTGATAGGATCTTTCGTCCCGAGGGGGTTGTCGATTTTATCGATGTTAAATTCTATGGGCTTTTCGGGCTCGATCGCTGGCCTACCTTTAATGTCGCAGATTCTACGGTTGTGGTAGCAGGCATCGCCCTTCTAATCTCGTTTTTTCTGGAGGAAAGGAAGCAATGA
- a CDS encoding glutaredoxin domain-containing protein, with product MAITIYTTPSCGYCVKAKEYFRGRGVNFTEYNVAQNMQKAEEMVKKSGQMGVPVIDINGRIIIGFNQSEIERALHR from the coding sequence ATGGCTATAACAATCTATACGACTCCGTCATGCGGCTACTGCGTAAAAGCAAAAGAGTATTTTCGTGGCCGCGGCGTCAATTTTACCGAATACAATGTGGCCCAGAATATGCAGAAAGCGGAAGAAATGGTTAAGAAGTCCGGGCAAATGGGCGTTCCGGTTATCGACATCAATGGTAGAATCATCATCGGATTTAATCAGTCGGAGATAGAACGGGCCCTCCATCGCTAA
- a CDS encoding 1-acyl-sn-glycerol-3-phosphate acyltransferase encodes MPNINKKQKQRHKTITPSPFFIKVIKPFLHWLLPRLYTIKIIRSKELAAIHPPYIIVGNHVNFWDPFLLGLYIKEIPQFVTSDNIFRTRLFGVIMKLFGSIPKSKFMSDAATVAQIVRIIKGGGVIGIFPEGRRTWDGRSLEHVPQVSKLIQRLALPVVGVRVKGAFLARPRWARKRSKGLVELEYFSLFSGEELKGLGWEEVKQLMEEQLFHDDIAWAREKELRFVGKRRAEYVEKLLYLCPSCEGVATLVSHDNTVECSSCGYAFTYEETGELGPVTGPLRFSELGDWNEWQQKRLIERICELSDGEQIFMEEGPAMLLTGYRAQRLKKLRTGRALFSRDTLYFRTPLREGFSFPVNELEAVNVQDKEKLEFYHKGMLFRLNFVSSRASALLWYRAITGVQECLASGNLLSSDKF; translated from the coding sequence ATGCCTAACATCAATAAGAAACAAAAACAAAGACATAAAACTATCACGCCGAGTCCCTTTTTCATCAAAGTCATAAAGCCTTTTCTTCATTGGCTTCTTCCGAGACTCTATACCATCAAGATTATCCGTTCGAAGGAGTTGGCTGCAATCCATCCCCCCTATATCATTGTCGGAAATCATGTAAATTTCTGGGATCCCTTTCTGCTGGGGCTCTATATCAAAGAGATACCCCAGTTCGTTACTTCGGATAACATCTTTCGTACTCGCCTTTTTGGGGTTATCATGAAGCTGTTCGGCTCCATTCCGAAGTCGAAATTTATGAGTGATGCGGCAACTGTAGCCCAAATCGTGAGGATCATCAAAGGCGGGGGAGTGATCGGTATCTTTCCCGAGGGACGCAGGACTTGGGATGGTCGCAGTCTTGAGCACGTTCCTCAGGTTTCCAAGCTGATTCAGCGATTGGCCCTCCCTGTCGTAGGGGTAAGGGTCAAGGGTGCTTTTCTCGCCCGTCCCCGATGGGCAAGAAAGAGGAGCAAAGGGCTTGTCGAGCTGGAATACTTTTCTCTCTTTTCTGGTGAAGAGCTGAAAGGCCTTGGTTGGGAAGAGGTAAAACAGCTTATGGAAGAACAACTGTTCCATGACGATATTGCCTGGGCTAGAGAAAAAGAACTCCGGTTTGTTGGTAAACGGCGTGCGGAATATGTTGAAAAACTCTTATACCTCTGTCCCTCCTGTGAAGGGGTTGCCACCCTTGTTTCTCATGATAATACTGTCGAATGTTCTTCCTGCGGCTATGCCTTTACCTATGAGGAAACAGGAGAGCTTGGACCTGTCACAGGTCCTCTTCGTTTTTCGGAACTGGGCGATTGGAACGAGTGGCAGCAGAAAAGACTCATCGAACGTATATGTGAGCTTTCCGACGGTGAACAAATTTTTATGGAAGAGGGGCCTGCCATGCTTTTGACCGGCTATCGGGCACAGCGTTTGAAAAAGCTCAGAACGGGTCGTGCTCTCTTTTCCAGAGATACACTCTATTTTCGAACTCCCCTGCGTGAGGGGTTTTCCTTTCCTGTTAATGAACTTGAAGCCGTCAATGTACAGGACAAGGAAAAACTCGAATTTTACCATAAAGGAATGCTCTTTCGTCTTAATTTTGTTAGTAGTCGAGCATCCGCCCTTCTTTGGTACAGGGCGATTACCGGGGTTCAGGAGTGCCTTGCTTCCGGAAACCTTCTTTCGTCCGATAAGTTTTGA
- a CDS encoding Nif3-like dinuclear metal center hexameric protein: MTVSELDAYFRSILAIDDLTGVDYSLNGLQVGRFDMPVRKVAFAVDACEESILRTKDIGAQMLFVHHGLFWGKEQSITGSHYRRIAALIENDIALYAAHLPLDMHEAYGNNAGLAKQLGLKDIEPFGIFRRVRIGCAGSFETPQTIDDVLTLLGMDREELLGVLAFGPEKISSVAIISGGADKDVEQAIEKGVDLYLTGELSHQVYHLCQESGINLIAAGHYRTEVYGVQLMAGKLEADTGIETCFIDLPTGL, encoded by the coding sequence ATGACAGTCAGTGAACTTGATGCCTATTTTCGCTCGATTCTTGCCATCGATGATCTTACCGGAGTCGATTACTCCCTCAATGGTTTGCAGGTCGGGCGTTTTGACATGCCGGTGCGAAAGGTTGCCTTCGCCGTTGATGCCTGCGAAGAGAGCATCCTCCGAACAAAAGATATCGGCGCTCAGATGCTCTTCGTACATCACGGTCTTTTTTGGGGAAAGGAACAGAGTATAACCGGTTCCCATTATCGGCGTATTGCCGCTTTGATCGAGAATGATATTGCCCTGTATGCGGCACATTTGCCTCTCGACATGCACGAAGCATACGGCAATAATGCAGGCCTTGCCAAACAGCTTGGTCTGAAGGATATAGAACCCTTTGGTATATTTCGAAGAGTCCGAATCGGCTGTGCCGGTAGTTTTGAAACACCCCAAACCATCGATGATGTTCTTACGCTGCTGGGAATGGATCGGGAAGAGCTTTTGGGCGTTCTCGCTTTTGGCCCTGAAAAGATCTCTTCTGTGGCCATTATCTCGGGTGGTGCGGACAAAGATGTAGAGCAGGCGATTGAAAAGGGTGTCGATCTCTATCTCACAGGAGAGCTGAGCCATCAGGTCTATCATCTGTGTCAGGAATCGGGTATCAATCTCATTGCTGCCGGTCATTATCGAACCGAGGTGTATGGTGTTCAATTGATGGCGGGCAAGCTGGAAGCGGATACCGGGATTGAAACCTGTTTTATTGATCTTCCGACGGGGCTGTAA
- a CDS encoding Lon protease family protein: MSKQELNAESLELIITENEISEFGAHIDSPDIIGQPRAIRALKMGTEMRGRGYNVFVTGLPGTGRTSAIRKILASLKPRQSSSLEDVVYVYNFDDPDAPKVLYLEKGKGRLFKREIHDLVEELKTALRTRLESDEVKERRNGLVRTVEEQENLVITDLEARFRKEGFQIIQIREQEKETTDLKPIIEGKAIDFDELQEQAARGDITDQQWEKLREAYFRLMDELKKQFEELHSGRVALDKEIEALKTEVLQPVIDAAIDNIATDYRSASVEAYLNTLRNDLRSHTYLFLRERGEEDDGPIPALIRYGVNVIVDNGTTETVPVIFENHPTYSNLFGVIESRFDLGGEGGTTFMMIKSGSLIRARGGFIVLNAHDLLQEEGVWEHLKRALQTGEVEIQGPEGGITLQHTVLKPKAISIDTKVILTGTENLYDLLYGQDMDFAKHFKITAEFDSVMERTAENCGRYIGFANMICDDESLRRIARSGMAAIIEYGIKLSEQRDRLSTRFSLIADLIREADYWSGRQGKKDIDREAVARALEERKFLWNLPEEKMTEMILSGEMLLQLEGNAVGKVNGLAVHDRGYYAYGLPTVISASAAPGSEGIINIEREVGLSGEIHDKWLLIIEGFLRRTYAREIPLSIYANICFEQSYSEIDGDSASSTEVYALLSAIGEIPLRQDIAVTGSVNQLGQLQPVGGISEKIEGFFNICRQTGLSGSQGVIIPAINQNNLMLSDEVCDAVRNGSFHVWSADTVGEGMELLTGLEEGKRNKKGIYPPESINGKVARRLKEMADLVKNYSS, encoded by the coding sequence ATGAGTAAACAAGAATTGAATGCCGAGTCCCTTGAACTTATCATCACCGAAAACGAAATCTCCGAATTCGGAGCTCACATCGACAGTCCCGATATTATTGGCCAGCCCCGAGCCATCCGGGCCCTAAAAATGGGAACGGAAATGAGAGGACGAGGCTATAATGTTTTCGTCACCGGTCTTCCAGGTACAGGGAGAACAAGTGCCATACGAAAAATTCTTGCATCGCTTAAGCCCAGACAGAGTTCCTCGTTGGAAGATGTGGTGTATGTCTACAACTTTGACGATCCCGACGCTCCGAAAGTGCTTTACCTTGAAAAAGGAAAGGGACGTCTCTTCAAACGGGAAATTCACGACCTTGTTGAGGAACTCAAGACAGCCCTGCGAACAAGACTCGAAAGCGACGAAGTAAAAGAGCGGCGGAATGGGTTGGTAAGGACGGTGGAAGAGCAGGAAAACCTCGTCATCACCGATCTCGAGGCCCGCTTTCGGAAAGAGGGATTCCAAATCATACAGATCCGCGAACAGGAAAAAGAAACCACCGATCTGAAGCCCATCATAGAGGGGAAAGCCATTGATTTCGATGAGCTCCAGGAACAGGCGGCAAGGGGCGATATCACGGACCAACAGTGGGAAAAGCTTCGCGAAGCCTATTTTCGGCTTATGGATGAATTGAAAAAACAGTTTGAAGAGCTCCACAGCGGCCGTGTCGCCCTAGATAAGGAGATAGAGGCCCTCAAAACAGAGGTGCTTCAACCGGTAATCGATGCAGCAATCGACAACATAGCGACCGATTACCGCTCAGCATCGGTTGAAGCCTATCTGAACACTCTTCGAAACGATCTACGTTCCCATACCTATCTTTTTTTAAGAGAACGTGGCGAAGAGGACGATGGACCAATTCCCGCGCTCATCCGTTATGGAGTAAATGTAATCGTAGATAATGGCACCACAGAGACCGTGCCTGTTATTTTCGAAAATCATCCTACCTACTCAAACCTCTTCGGAGTCATCGAATCACGTTTTGATCTCGGAGGAGAGGGGGGGACGACCTTCATGATGATAAAATCTGGCTCTCTCATTCGTGCGAGGGGAGGTTTTATTGTCCTCAACGCCCACGATCTTCTCCAGGAAGAAGGAGTATGGGAACATCTGAAACGGGCGTTGCAAACCGGAGAGGTGGAAATACAGGGACCGGAAGGGGGAATCACTCTTCAGCATACGGTTCTTAAACCCAAGGCCATATCCATCGATACCAAGGTTATCCTTACCGGCACAGAAAATCTCTACGATCTGCTCTACGGCCAGGATATGGACTTCGCAAAGCATTTTAAGATAACCGCGGAATTCGATTCGGTTATGGAGCGGACGGCCGAAAATTGCGGCCGTTATATTGGTTTTGCAAACATGATCTGTGATGATGAATCATTACGGAGAATCGCCCGATCGGGAATGGCCGCAATCATCGAGTACGGAATCAAATTATCAGAACAACGCGACCGTCTATCCACTCGCTTCTCCCTTATTGCCGATCTGATCAGAGAGGCGGACTACTGGAGTGGTAGACAGGGAAAGAAGGATATCGACAGAGAAGCCGTTGCCAGGGCCCTTGAGGAACGGAAATTTCTTTGGAATCTTCCGGAAGAAAAGATGACCGAGATGATTCTCAGTGGTGAAATGCTGTTGCAGCTTGAAGGAAATGCGGTAGGAAAGGTCAACGGCCTTGCCGTTCACGACCGAGGCTATTACGCCTATGGTCTTCCTACCGTTATATCTGCGAGTGCCGCCCCCGGCAGTGAGGGAATCATTAATATTGAACGTGAAGTCGGTCTTTCCGGAGAAATCCACGACAAGTGGCTTCTGATTATCGAAGGATTTCTCCGACGCACCTACGCAAGAGAAATTCCCCTTTCAATCTATGCAAATATTTGTTTTGAACAAAGCTACAGCGAAATAGACGGCGATTCGGCAAGCTCAACCGAGGTCTATGCCCTCCTTTCGGCCATAGGAGAGATTCCACTCAGGCAAGATATTGCCGTTACCGGATCGGTAAATCAACTCGGACAACTCCAGCCTGTCGGAGGAATCAGTGAAAAAATTGAAGGCTTTTTCAATATCTGCCGTCAAACAGGACTTTCGGGTAGTCAGGGAGTCATTATACCCGCGATAAACCAAAATAACCTGATGTTGTCCGATGAAGTCTGCGATGCGGTACGAAACGGAAGTTTTCACGTCTGGTCGGCCGATACCGTAGGAGAGGGAATGGAACTCCTCACAGGTCTGGAAGAGGGAAAACGGAACAAAAAAGGGATCTACCCCCCTGAAAGTATCAACGGAAAAGTAGCGAGAAGGCTGAAAGAGATGGCCGACCTCGTAAAAAACTATTCAAGCTAA
- a CDS encoding TrmH family RNA methyltransferase, with product MITIKKLAGLPPSTRIRKYPRLIRFFEEGLRNDVSIDTTYLRDLFSLISEDPSVTSAVREKVSALNLQCIGKNDVQRSCNGLRHLLLEQIGASPADWDLLPPPPLEEGGCEQVRKTIELDLYLDDIRSPFNVGSIFRAAESFGVRKIFLSPASADPRHPRAQRSAMGCVDIVPWCRSSFNEIQTHIASNKIVALETGGCPLNDFHFPAGGILVIGSEELGVSPALMEQANRSGGTVSIETGGRKGSLNVSVATGIVLHAWFSQFRAVGPEVRRHETTISDGGPVLSPTD from the coding sequence ATGATTACCATAAAAAAATTGGCAGGGCTTCCGCCTTCGACGCGTATACGAAAATATCCGAGGCTCATACGATTTTTTGAAGAAGGTCTCCGAAATGATGTCTCCATCGATACTACGTACTTACGGGATTTATTTTCCCTGATCTCCGAAGATCCCTCCGTTACTAGTGCTGTTCGTGAGAAAGTGTCGGCTCTTAATCTGCAGTGTATAGGTAAAAATGACGTACAGCGCTCCTGCAATGGATTGCGGCATCTCCTTCTCGAACAAATAGGCGCTTCCCCCGCCGATTGGGACCTCTTGCCCCCCCCACCTTTAGAAGAGGGAGGCTGTGAACAGGTGCGAAAGACCATTGAGCTTGATCTTTATCTCGACGATATCCGTTCACCCTTTAATGTCGGAAGCATCTTTCGGGCCGCCGAGTCTTTTGGAGTCCGAAAGATTTTTCTTTCCCCTGCTAGTGCGGACCCACGACATCCCCGGGCGCAGAGAAGTGCCATGGGATGTGTCGATATCGTTCCTTGGTGTCGCTCTTCTTTTAACGAGATACAAACCCACATTGCTTCGAATAAGATTGTTGCCCTTGAAACGGGAGGCTGTCCGTTAAATGATTTTCACTTTCCGGCAGGTGGAATACTTGTTATTGGTTCGGAAGAACTGGGAGTCTCACCTGCCTTAATGGAACAGGCAAATCGGAGTGGAGGCACTGTTTCTATAGAAACGGGGGGACGCAAAGGGTCTCTTAATGTGTCGGTAGCCACCGGCATCGTCCTTCATGCCTGGTTTTCGCAGTTTCGTGCCGTCGGACCTGAAGTCCGACGGCACGAAACAACCATTAGCGATGGAGGGCCCGTTCTATCTCCGACTGATTAA
- a CDS encoding peroxiredoxin, whose product MEHSFPLIGEAFPELEVQTTHGRKSLPGDYKGRWFVLFSHPADFTPVCTTEFVAFAKRADQFAKLDCDLIGLSIDQVFSHIKWIQWINEKLEVKIPFPVIADDTGLVAQKLGMIHPGKGTNTVRAVFIVDPTGIVRLVLYYPQEIGRNMDEVLRAVRALQVADKNDVALPAGWPENELIGDRVIIPPPADEKSAETRLSEHEGFDWWFCHKKL is encoded by the coding sequence ATGGAGCATTCATTTCCCCTCATTGGCGAGGCTTTTCCCGAACTCGAAGTTCAGACAACGCACGGCAGGAAGTCTCTTCCGGGCGACTACAAGGGGCGATGGTTTGTCTTGTTCAGCCATCCCGCGGATTTTACGCCGGTTTGTACAACCGAATTTGTCGCCTTTGCAAAGCGGGCCGACCAATTTGCAAAGCTCGATTGTGATCTCATAGGACTTTCGATCGACCAGGTATTCAGCCACATCAAATGGATTCAATGGATCAATGAAAAACTTGAGGTAAAAATCCCCTTTCCCGTCATCGCCGACGATACAGGGCTTGTGGCACAGAAATTAGGCATGATTCATCCCGGAAAAGGAACAAACACCGTCCGAGCGGTATTTATCGTAGATCCCACAGGAATCGTTCGACTGGTTCTCTACTATCCCCAGGAAATCGGTAGAAATATGGATGAGGTACTCCGTGCCGTTCGAGCACTCCAGGTCGCGGATAAAAACGATGTGGCCTTACCCGCAGGCTGGCCCGAGAATGAGTTGATCGGAGATCGAGTCATCATTCCGCCTCCTGCCGATGAAAAAAGCGCGGAGACTCGACTTTCAGAACACGAAGGCTTTGATTGGTGGTTCTGCCATAAGAAGCTTTAA